One genomic window of Thermoanaerobaculia bacterium includes the following:
- a CDS encoding cytochrome c3 family protein, which produces MRKYMPFVLAALVILAGSTFIAGASTPPEKVTIDDCVTKKSAVEFPHAAHVKAVAECKTCHHTQPTLTAASTDKVETCGSCHTAPEKAETPKCSEMSATKNPFHISCVKCHKEELAKKADTKAPTKCDQCHPKA; this is translated from the coding sequence ATGCGCAAGTACATGCCGTTCGTCCTCGCCGCGCTCGTCATTCTCGCTGGATCGACCTTCATCGCCGGCGCCTCGACGCCTCCGGAGAAGGTCACGATCGACGACTGCGTCACCAAGAAGTCGGCGGTCGAGTTCCCGCACGCCGCCCACGTCAAGGCGGTCGCCGAGTGCAAGACCTGCCACCACACCCAGCCGACCCTCACCGCGGCCTCCACCGACAAGGTCGAGACCTGCGGCAGTTGCCACACCGCCCCGGAGAAGGCCGAGACGCCGAAGTGCAGCGAGATGTCGGCGACCAAGAATCCGTTCCATATCTCGTGCGTCAAGTGCCACAAGGAAGAGCTGGCCAAGAAGGCCGACACCAAGGCGCCGACCAAGTGCGACCAGTGTCACCCGAAGGCCTGA